Below is a genomic region from Castanea sativa cultivar Marrone di Chiusa Pesio chromosome 2, ASM4071231v1.
ATGCAAGAATGATCATTGACTATAGCCACTTCGGTGATGTAATAACGTTTGATACAACAACGTTTGATACAACGTATAGTACAAATAGATATGCAAGGCCACTTGGAGTATTTTTGGGTCTCAATCACCATAGAGAAACTGTTGTATTTGGAGGTGCACTTTTATATGATAAAACGATAGAATCTTTTGTATGGTTATTTAAGACCTTCTTAGAAGCAAAGTCTGAAAAGAAGATAATCACTATTTTCACAGATCAAGATGTAGTGATGTCAGTTGCGATAAAAGTAGTCATGCCTAAAACATATCATGCATTGTGTAGTTGGCATATGTGGCAGAATGCTGAGAAACACTTGGGTCATGTACTCAAAAATGAGTCTCAACTTAATGATGATTTCTTAGCATGTATCTATGAGTATGATGGTGAAGATGAGTTTCTTACAGCTTGGAATGAAATGCTGGATAAGTACGATGTTCGTGAAAATAAATggctaattaatttatttaaattgaaagaaaaatgggCCCAAGCATATGTTAAGAGAACTTTCACTGCAGGAATGAAGACAACCCAACTTAGTGAAAGTTTCAATGCTAACTTGAAGGATTGCTTGCATACTGATCTCAATATAGTAGAGTTTTTCACTTATTTTGAAAGAGTTGTCAATCAAAAGCAAGATAAGGAGTTAGAAGCAGAATATAACTCTAGACATAAATTTCCAAAATTGAAGCTCAAAAACTCTCCTATGATTAACCAAGTAGTAACAGTGTACAAGCCTAcgttgtttgatttatttcagaCAGAAGTTGAAGAGGTAATGGCACTTTCCATCCTAGAATGTGATGTGAGTCAAACACATAGTTATGTGGTTGGAATTTTCAatcaatatgaaaaatatgaagTCATGTGGAATCCATTAGATGAGACTCTATCTtgtagttgcaaaaaatttgaGTCATTTGGTATTTTATGTAGGCATGGTTTGAAAGTTCTTGATGTATTGGATATCAAGTTAATTCCTGATAGATATATCATGAAGAGGTGGAGAAGAGATGCAAAAGATGGAAGCGGAAAAAATTGCACAACACATAACATTAAGCTGGATACTCGATTGGAATATGTAGATCGGTATCGagatttatgtccaaaatatattcaattagTGAATGAGGCATGTGAAACTAAAGAAGGCCATAATATTCTTAGCTTAGCAAttgcaaatttgaaaaaaaaaaattgtgacctTAGGAATTGCAAAGCTAATGTAGAAGAAGACATCATTAGGCCTTCCACCGATTTTGCAAACAAAGAAGATCAATTATGTGCTTCGATTACGATTGTACCAAAACGGATAAAGAAAATGGAGATTTATCGTAATAAAAAGCGTAGGATGAAATCATGGATAGAAAAGATGCCGAAACCAAAGGAAGGCACATCAAAGAagtaaacaaagaaaagaaaagtgcagGAGGTAATCTTCTAAATTATCCTTATTTTCatcattctattttatttttacacattaatatAGTATACTATTATTGTTGCTAAACTAGTacaatttttataggaaatatatGCACATGACATCATggcacaaaagaaaaatgagaatatCTCTTCTAGAAATATTACTAGTTTTACACAACTTTTAATGGTAAagatatttacaattatatattttactttgatattaataatagtttagatgcatgatttgataattttaatgcTAAGCTTGTGATATGtgtaattggtttttttataGTCGGCTTCTACAAGTTCTGCAGCACATTAGGGAGGCTCATCAGCAAGTGTTGCATTAGCATCACATTTAGAGAGTATATCAAGTGTTGTAGGCTCCAACGACAAAATTAATGGTGCAGGAGGTCTCTTGACTTAAGGAAGTGTTGCAAGTGGAGGTCCTTTGACTCAAGAAAGTGTTACAAGTGGATGGAATGAAATGGTTCATAAAGTCAAGCCATTTTTCTAGTTTAGGATCATGTTTTATAATCTATGACACATGTTGAGATTAAGTGATCTTATTTTGTGATTTTCCTAGTTTAGGACTGGAGTTTTGATGGTCCAAAATTTAGTCACATTTGGTCACATTCAAATGTTCAAACTTAGTCACATTTGTGACCAAGTGTtctagttttgtaattttcttactTTAAGATTGAAGTTATGATGATCCATAAATTTCCTTTTGTTACCAACTGACAGTGATTTGCATGTCTGATGTATCTCTGCATGGTGTTAATTTCTGCATAATTATTTGTTGCTGCagaaatttttatgtttttctgcataattactATTTCTGCATAATTACTGTTTCTGCAGATTGTACATTCTGCAAATTGTAATTTCTGCGTAATTACTGTTTctgcataattatttgtttctaCATATTTAGGTCTGGTTTCTACATATTTGTTTTAAAGGTTTTGGATGTATTGTTTGTGTTTCTGCATAGTTGTTGTTTTCTACATAGTTGTTTTCTGCAAAAGGTGTGTTTCTGCATAGTTGTTTTCTGCAAAAGGTTTCGGATGTATTAGGAGTGGATTAGTTTCCCTCTTTGTTGTAGATAGTGTTCAGTTTTTGTCTAGGCAAGAgttgttgtttttatatgtAAGTGTTGCTGTTTAGGGAAAAAATCACTTGGTTTTTGGTTAAAtgcaaatcatttggtttttgGTTAAATGCACATTCATGTGAACTCTATGTACTTACATTGCAAATTGGTAAGGGAGACAGATAATCACTTTCTTTTACATTGCTCAGTTAATCTATGTACTTGGGTTGCACCCCTATGAGTTACTTGGcattacaatcaaaattcaatccaaCAGAGTAGACAATAAgagaatttaatataaaaaattgaacaaattttattaaaatgtacaCTTTGATCATATAACAAGAATTTCATTGAAATAAACACTTTGATTATAATAACATGAAACTTCTACAATTGGTGTGCTTATTGCTTGACTATACATTCCACTTCTTGCTTCTTGATTATACATTCCATCCAAAGTCTACAATTTTCAATCTTAGCTTGATCACTTCGACTTGCCTCGTATTAAACAACTTGCCCCATCTTTGGGTATGAATGTATGATGCTTCTTTGTTATGTAAGTTCTTTTGGTATCAAAGCTTTAAGATGTATCATAACTCCAAAGGCCCTTCCAAATTATTGATAATTAGGATCAATGAAACTTACAAGCAATATTAACAAATCTCAATCCTTTAGAATTATAGAGAAACCAATAACAGAACATGTCCAAAAAATTATGCAGACTTTCCAAATGGATAACCAAAAGGCCAATACAAGAACCAATCTACAAAAAGAGAGGCATAAAAAACAGTcagaaaattcaattattctTCCTATAAGAGCTTTAAAGTTCAAATACCAACCACAAAAGAGTTCTCAACAGTTcagatttttgaaaatcaaaaattCATCTACCTCATCTTAAAAGCTAGTGTATATTAGCTGCAAGCATCCAGTAAACAAAAATCTAGCCATAGGCTGAATGTTTTCTTTTACAGTTCATTATCAAATACAATTATGTGCATCTCATTCCTACAAAGGAAAATTTACACACACCCAATTCTGCAATCAGTGGCATGACAAGGAAAGCAAAGAGACATTCACAATACATTCCCTAAAACCCTTCATAATAAAgtgaacaattaaaaataaaatcaaaatccatgCAAAAGCACAAACATTTACATAACAATGAGAGGCACAAAAAGAGAGGCACAAAAAACAgtcaaaaaattcaattattctTCCTATAAGAGCTTTAAAGTTCAAATACCAATCACAAAAGGGTTCTCAACAGTTCAGATTTTTGAAAATCGAAAATTTATCTGCCTCACCCTAAAAGCTAGTGTATATTAGCAACAAGCAACCAGTAAACAAAAATCTAGCCATAGGCTGAATGTTTTCTTTTATAGTTCATCATC
It encodes:
- the LOC142625317 gene encoding protein FAR-RED IMPAIRED RESPONSE 1-like codes for the protein MEHGEAANLGKYFSRQLKENPSYYFATQLDCEELITNIFWADARMIIDYSHFGDVITFDTTTFDTTYSTNRYARPLGVFLGLNHHRETVVFGGALLYDKTIESFVWLFKTFLEAKSEKKIITIFTDQDVVMSVAIKVVMPKTYHALCSWHMWQNAEKHLGHVLKNESQLNDDFLACIYEYDGEDEFLTAWNEMLDKYDVRENKWLINLFKLKEKWAQAYVKRTFTAGMKTTQLSESFNANLKDCLHTDLNIVEFFTYFERVVNQKQDKELEAEYNSRHKFPKLKLKNSPMINQVVTVYKPTLFDLFQTEVEEVMALSILECDVSQTHSYVVGIFNQYEKYEVMWNPLDETLSCSCKKFESFGILCRHGLKVLDVLDIKLIPDRYIMKRWRRDAKDGSGKNCTTHNIKLDTRLEYVDRYRDLCPKYIQLVNEACETKEGHNILSLAIANLKKKNCDLRNCKANVEEDIIRPSTDFANKEDQLCASITIVPKRIKKMEIYRNKKRRMKSWIEKMPKPKEGTSKK